Genomic window (Gadus macrocephalus chromosome 13, ASM3116895v1):
CTCACGTGTTTCTGACATTCTCTGCCTGTGTAATAAATTAGCTAGTCATGTGATGTTGTCGGATCGGTGCAGACACTTAAGTACTCGCGATACCTAAAACTGCATTTCAGGCGGTATCGGAGGAAtttccgatactggtatcggtatTGATATCGGTATCGAtaccttcctcccccccccccccccccccctaaccctaacacaacaCACCGGGTTCACACCGGGTTCACACCGGGTTCACACCGGGTACACACCGGGTTCACACCGGGTTCACACCGGGTACACACCGGGTACACACCGGGTACACACCGGGTTCACACCGGGTTCACACCGGGTTCACACCGGGTTCACTCGCAGGCCAACGCTTAGCCTTTCTGCTTTCTGCTCCACAGCTGCTCAGAAGATCATGGCGGCCAAAAAGCAAGCGGCGCTATTGGCCTCCTGCAAGTCCCTCCCCAACTCCCCCAGCCACTCAGAGGGCTCCACGCCGGTGTCGGGGGTGTTCCCCGGCCAGGTGAGACTCCGCCTCCTTAGCTctgtcacctcccctccaccatacacatacacaatacaaatacacatacacaatacaaatacacaatacacatacacttacacaatacacatacacatacacaatacaaatacacaatacacatacacttacacaatacaatacacatacacaatacaaatacacaatacaatacacatacacaatacaaatacacaatacacatacacatacacaatacaaatacacaatacacatacacttacacaatacaatacacatacacaatacaaatacacaatacacatacacaatacaaatacacaatacacatacacaatacacatacacaatacaaatacacaatacacatacacttacacaatacaatacacatacacaatacaaatacacgatacacatacacttacacaatacaatacacatacacaatacaaatacacaatacacatacacaatacaaatacacaatacacatacacaatacaaatacacgatacacatacacatacacaatacaatacacatacacaatacaaatacacaatacacatacacatacacatacacaatacaatacacatacacaatacaaatacacaatacacatacacatacacaatacaatacacatacacaatacaaatacacaatacaatacacaataacaatacaaatacacttacacaatacaaatacgcatacacaatacaaatacacaacacaaatacagaatataattacacaataacaatacaaatacacatacacaatactaatacacaatataaataaaaataaacaatacaaatacacaatacaaatacaaatacacaaaacaagtacaaaacacatacacgtacacaatacaaatatggGCGTGCATTCTGCTTAGTATCCtggctctgacccccccccaggccagTAACGGCGGGCAGAGCAGCgactactcctcctccctgccctccACGCCCGTCATCAGCCACAAGGACCTGTGTGCCCGCCAggcccggggggcggggccagaggacagccccgcccccgccgccgccgccgccgccaccgcccagCGCAGCGCCGCCCCGCGGAGACGCACGCCCCGCTTCACGGTGaggaccccgccccccctctgggggcccctgggggccggggggggggcgtgttctGAGGGTAACGGCGgtgtgggggggttgtgtgtgcagggccggaGAGGCAGCGACTCCAACCGGAGGAGCGCCGACAGCACGGGGGACCTGGGCAGCGGGCGCTCCATCCCCGTCAagcaggtagggggggggggggggggggggctagaggggagggggtgctCCATCCCCGTCAAGCAGgtagggggggctggggggggggggggggggggctagaggggagggggtgctCCATCCCCGTCAAGCAGGTAGGGGTCTGAGGGGGACACTCTTTCCACGTCAAGCATgtaggggggccggggggggggggggggcgagaggggagggggactgggaaatgaggggtggggggggtcactCCATCGCCATCAAGCAGGTAGGGGCccaggatgggggggggctgagaaTGACCTCACTTCACTAATGCACATTAGGTGTGCAGAATCCATTTCATTCTGTGCAGTAATCacttatatatataactataacAGAAGATGAATAGATGCAGTCTTTTGGCAGTGGGGGCTGCTGGcctcgggccccccccccctccagagtgAGGTCCTGTTAAAGGCgtctttgtccccccccccccccccacagggctTTCTGCTGAAGCGCAGCGGGAACTCGCTGAACAAAGAGTGGAAGAAGAAGTACGTGGCGCTGTCCAACGACGGCATCCTGTCCTACCACCCCAGCGTCAACGTGAGTCAGCGACCGGAGCCCacagcgcatacacacacggagAACCATgcacaatacacatacacaatacacatgcacaatacacaacacacgtacacaatacacatacacaacgtGAGTCAGCAGCAACAGGCCCACAGCGCACTGACACACGGACAACCATACgcatacacaaaacacagacacgGTACACATGCACAATAGACGTACACAAATGCACAATGCAAATACaactacacaatacaaatacaaatacataatACCCAATCCAAATAAAAAcgcacaatacaaatacaaacaatacaagtacaaatatacaaaacaaacacgcaaaacaatacacatacacaatacaattccacgatacaaatacaaatacacaatacagGTACAGAAAACAAATTcaaatacacaatacaaatacaaacaataCACATCCGCAATACAAGtacaaatatacaaaacaaatacgcaaaacaatacacatacacaatacaattacacgatacaaatacacaatacagGTACAGAAAACAAATTcaaatacacaatacaaatacaaaacaacacacgTGTTCAATCCTAATACAACACATATACAATATGCTCCATAACGATACGCTCAGAGTGTGTGCTGTGATAGCCGTGGTGTGATGCATTCTGGGCCGGCTCCACTCCAGGACTACATGCTGAACGGCCCCGGGAAGGAGATAGACCTGCTGCGCGTCACTGTGAAGGTGCCGGGGAAGAGACCCCCCCGCGCCGGGCCCCCCTGCGGCCCCCCGCTGGGCGTCAACGGGAGAGCCAAGGAGGGGCCGGACGTCACCCACCCAGGTCAGGGCagacccccccgtcccccaggaGATGACCTGTGTTCAGCGTGGATGGGAttaggactaggtggagagatgaTATCCCTGGGAACGCCCTGGGATCCCACCGTCAGAGccctgggacccccccccccccacgaaagggaagtctgggggcCCCCGGCGAGAGCTGCcgccccccgcgacccgaccccggataagcggtttggaagatgagatgagagatgagatgaGGGATGAGATGAGTGTGGttgtgatggtgggggggggcagcagagggTAGGAGGGCCACTCTCTGTTCAGGACTCTGTGCTCGGGAGGACCTGGTGAGTGGAGCTCTAGGGCGGCGGCACGTGGCTCCGGAGGCACAGCGGGGGTTGGCTggttaaccggaaggttgctagttcgatccccggcgccTCCGAGCTGAGTGAGAAGGgttccctgagcaaggcacctcaccctgactgctcccgacgagctggctgtcaccttgtgtggtcgactccgcccccggtgtgtgaatgtgtgtgtgaatgtgtgcgtgaatgtgtgcatgaaatgtgtgcatgaatgtgtgcgtgaatgtgtgcatgaatgtgtgcatgaatgtgtgcatgaatgtgatcatgaatgtgttcatgaatgggtgaatgttaggcagtattATAAAGCCCTTTGAGTGGCCGCTAGTTAGAAAcacgctgtataaatgcagtctgtTTACCATTTAAAGGGCGCTTTGTTCTTGGTCGTGTGTTCCAGACATGGAGGGCGTGTCCAGCTCGTCGTCCACGCGGGACGCGGCCGGGACGTCCCCGCCGTCGGACAGGAAGAAGCATCGCAGGAAGAAGAGCCTGAACCAGAAGGGGGACTCGGCTGCCGGCCAATCAGATGGTAACGCTTCAAATTTATGACCTCATTTCCTGCTGCCCGAGATCGAAACCTAATTGGTAATTGCGAAGCCAGAAGCAATGAGAGTAAAGAGTAATGAGGTTTTAATGAAGTTTGACTAATCGTGAACCGCTGTctgcactctcctctctccttccttctctcctctcccggATATTCTGCGACATTTGCTATTGTAAGCCAAGCGAAAAATGTGGAAACTAAAAAGCTTTGGCAGCTTAAGAAACATAAACAAGACAGGTAATGCAGTTGCGTCCGCCCCGATCCCTATTCTGTGACCCGGCCATCTGTGTGCTTGTttgctgtgtttgttgttttgtgctGCGTTACGTAACGATGCTCATCTCCATACAAAGCTTTTATTCTGCCTTGGCCCAGCCCCGTACATCGCTCCATTATTTCATGTTACCGAACGCAATCATTTCCGCTCCTGTGTTCATAACACAGTCATGTCAAGTTGTTCAGAGTCATTGCTTACCAACCTGCAACTCAAAGGATTCAACATGCTTTTGTTTAAAGTGATGTAATTCATGGTTTTAATCGACAATAATGTTTAGACATGCCGATTCTCTGTGACACCTAGGCCTGCTGCAGCCCTCATTACATACCCTATACTCTACCAAGTATCATGCATACGCAGTGAGCATGCTTGAACAATTGTCATCGATTCCACATTATATTTCCCCGCTGACATTTTAAGGATGAGTGGACAGGTGTCGGCTGTGAACAGGAATACGTTCCTGTCGTCTGCAGAATATAAACACATAGATGACAGATAAACGTCTCGCGGCTCCCTTCTACCTGGGGGGCCTTCACTGCCTGACAGCACAACGCGTCAGCGCGGAGGCAAACGCAGTGATAAAAACAGACATTCACACCGACTGCTCCGCATTCTAGGGCTGCTAGATTATGAAAGAAAATCATCATCAAAATTATTTTGGTGAATATTGAAATCAAGATTATTCAaaggattatttttgagtttgaaaacatgatgcatttattcagcaattctctccaaaaaaaaaacactttgtatcTGATAACAGATGTTACAGATGTAGATgcaatttctataaaacatttacgGAATAAAATGAAtatacttaaaaaataaataataatagtttCAATTTGATTATGTTAGTTTGTAGACCGTTTGACCCAAAATTCACCCCGATGAATTGCACAGCCcttccaccacaccacacccaaaccctgtgtgtgttccGTCCCGTCAGACGAGGACAACTTTGACTTCCTGGTGGTGTCCAGCGCGGGCCAGACGTGGCACTTCGAGGCGCACGCGGCGGACGAGAGGGACGCGTGGGTGGCTGCCATCGAGAGCCAGATCCTGGCTCGCCTCCAGCTCTGTGAGAGCAGCAAAAACAAGGCAGGAGGAATACATCACGCTACGCAAACACCTCCGCAGCCCCTGTTGCGACCGCTACTGAGATCTAGCCCTCGTATAATGAAATACCGCTCCGTCGTTCACTGAACCTTTTTGCCTGAATACAACACTTCACTCAAAGCAACAGGATCAGAATGACTTTTATTGCATTCTTATTGCCTCAGagtacacaagagtacaatTCGTATGATtggaacctcaacacacacatagcagcaACCATACAATATAAAGTGAATCgatgtttaaaaatatataaaataagttTAAATAAGTAACAGAAATAGTTAATAGAAATAAGTAACAGAAATAAGTAGCAGAAATGTAAAGTGATCAAGTGGTAGTGGTACCAGCACTGGtttaataataaattcaatttatatagcgcttttctcgtaCTCAAAGCGCATTACATAGGAGCACGACAATAACCAAACAAAAGGAAATGTAAAGTTGACGGGGCTTGGGTTGGCGGGTGATCtagggggaggcggaggagaagagatgggtCTTGAGGTGGGACTGGAAGATGGTGAAGGACTCGTAGTCACGGATATGTGCGGGGGAGGGTcttccagagcctgggagctGCCCTGCAGAAGGCTCCATCGCCAAGGCTGCGGAGCTTTGAtgtgtgggtggagaggagaccgTGGTGTGTCAAACGGGATCAACGCGTGGCCACCCCAAGCAGTCGGCCTCCGGGGCTGTTTTGCCGGCTCTGCGGGTGTCGTGGCCTCCTGCTTGTTCTCCCCCCTCACTCGCTCTCCCCTCGTCTGTCTGCAGATCCGCAACAACAGCGGCAGTGAGGCGGAGGCCCTCCAAGCCATCCGCAACGCCCGGGGGAACAGCTTCTGTGTGGACTGCGACGCCCCGAGTCAGTGCCGCCTCCGCACCCTTCATCTCTCTGACAACATTTGcgttaacatttacattcagggcattcagcaagacgcttttacccaaagcgacttaataagtacatttgtcagatggAAGGGAAAGAACAATGTATCGCtgtgtcggtacagtaaggatgttcagagaaccaaatgccaagcactaacaatctctaggtttaccccttccccgtatacaacagggATAGCTAGGGTCAGATGTTACACGACGCTAAGCACTATTTTGAAGTGCCAGGAcgtgcaacatacaataagtgtgtacattaagtgtcgTCCAACTTCTCCTGTCGCCGTGCGGTCCGGCTCCCAGTCTAACCTGGTTCtggtcctccccctctccccctctccccctctccccctctccccgtccccccccacaGACCCCACCTGGGCCAGCCTGAACCTGGGGGCGCTGATCTGCATCGAGTGCTCCGGGATCCACCGGAACCTGGGCACCCACCTGTCGCGGGTGCGCTCCCTGGACCTGGACGACCTGCCCAGGGAGCTGACCCTGGTGCTGGGCGCCATCGGCAACCACCTGGCCAACAGCATCTGGGAGGGGCGCACCTTCGGCCGCCACAAGCCGCTGCCCGACGCCTCCCGGTGGGTGGAGCAGCggttgggggtggggttgggggcggggctgatgatgtagtgtttgtttgggtggtgttggtgtagtGTTGAAGTGGTTACTGGCTGCTGGTTAGTCTGTAGCTGTTGTCTTGAGTGCTGTCCTCCCGGAGTAAAGAGAGCGTTCAGCTGTTCTTGTGTCGATCAGGACTCGATTCTCTTGAATCCCTCCAATGCTGAGTCTGGTCGAGGGCGCGTTGTGGTCGGCCAGGGGGACTCTAACGGCTCAACGCAGCAGCTGTGAGGAAGGAGCTGAAAACCGTCTCACTGAATCCTCAtgctctccctctgtgtctctgtctgtctgtctgtctgtctgtctgtctgtctgtctgtctgtctgtctgtctgtctgtctgtctgtctgtctgtctgtctgtctgtctgtctgtctgtctgtctgtctgtctgtctgtctgtctgtctgtctgtctgtctgtctgtctgtctgtctgtctgtctgtctgtctgtctgtctgtctgtctgtctgtctgtctgtacctcactctctgtctccgtttgtctgtctgtccctctctctctcttggtctttctccgtctctctcttgttgtctgtctgtccgtctgtatgtctcccccccccccccccccagtgaggaGCGGGAGTCCTGGGTGCGGGCCAAGTACGAGCAGCGGCTGTTTGTGGCggcgctgccccccccctcccccagcgagGGTCCGGGCATCACCCTGTCCGGCCGCCTCATCCTGGCCGTGCTGGAGGGCAACCTGccccgcctgctgctgctgctggcccacTGCACCAAGGAGGACATCAGCGCCCCTCCGGTGTGCCTGGCCCTCAGCTCCTGCTCCCCCCTGCTGGCCCGCCTGCCCGCCTCCCCGCTACACGCCGCCTGCCAGCAGGCCGACGTGGTCATGACGCAGCTCATCATCTGGGTAAACGGACgccgctcgctcgctcgctccccCGCccgctccctctgtctctctctctctctctctctctctctctctctctctcttggagaGACGGACATCTGTCTCTGTCAGAGGCAgatgtctctgcctctgtctcgctcttgctgtctctctctctctctctctctctttctgatcAAAGATGAAACCATATTTCCCCTGTTTGTTCCTTTTTGTGTCCCCATGACAAAAAGGGAATTGTCTTAAAatatgtgcgtttgcgtgtgtgtgtgtgctcctccctgtgtgtgtgtgtgtgtgtgtgcgctcccccctgtgtgtgtgtgtgtgtgtgctcccccctgtgtgtgtgtgtgtgtgtgtgtgtgtgtgctcctccctgtgtgtgtgtgtgtgtgctcctccctgtgtgtgtgtgtgtgcgctcccccctgtgtgtgtgtgtgtgtgtgtgtgtgtgtgcgtgtgtgtgtgcgctcccccctgtgtgtgtgtgtgtgtgtgtgtgtgtgtgtgtgtgtgtgtgtgtgtgtgtgtgtgtgtgtgtgtgtgtgtgtgtgtgtgtgtgtgtgtgtgtgtgtgtgtgtgtgtgtgtgtgtgtgtgcgtgcgtgcgtgcgtgcgtgtgtgtgcgcgtgtcctcCTGCAGTACGGCTGTGACGTGCACTGCCGGGACCCCCACGGCCACACGGCGCTGCAGTCCGCCCGCCGCGCCGGCAGCCAGGAGTGCGTCGCCATCCTGCTGCTCCACGGCTGCCCCGACGAGCCCGGCCCCCCCCCGGCCAGACCCCCCTGCCCCTcgctccccgccgccgccgccgcgcccggCCTCTCTGTTGCCATGACACCGAGCCCGCCGGTTGCCACGACGCTCAAGATCTCTCACAAGAGTAATGTGACCAGCTACAGGAGAGCCGTTTTATAATCCAACTGTgaggtgtgactgtgtgtgtgcgtgtatacgtgtgtgtgtgtttgtgtgtgtgcgtgcgtgcatatgtgtgtttgtgtgtgcgtgcatatgcgtgtgtgtgtgtgtgtgtgtgtgtgtgtgtgtgtgtgtgtgtgtgtgtgtgacccattAGTTAACATGCGTCTGCTCTCAGCGGACTGCGACTCAAAACACAGATGGGAAGGCGAACGCCTCAGTTATAATTTGACTTGTTTGGTAACTCTTAAAACCAGAAGGATCCCGTTCAAAGGGCAGGCGTGTGGGACTCTTTACTCTACCCTGACCGCAGTGACGAGGGGCAGTAAGATCACCGTTAGTATGTGAGAGTTACTCGACATTAATGATATATTGCTCATGACTCGCTCACCTTGTTTCTGATTTCGAAAACGAACCGTTCACTGCCAACCCCTGCTCTGGGATTAGACAGGAAAAACCCACCTCTGAAAGCAGCTCTTATCGTGATGTGACCGCTCATAGTACGTTCCATTAGATCCATCTACATTTATCTTGAAGAGTAGATCATAGAAGTTAAAAGAATTGCAATATTTTTACTATTTGTATGAATCGGTGGATGTGTTGGTATCTTGGTTTGTTTACGTATGTGCTTGGATTCACCGCGTCGGAGGTATTGGTTGGTCTCATTTTAAGATTGTTTATGGACAGATATATGTTAGAAAATATACAGAATGTGTATTCAGTGGCTGGTTCATGCTAGAGACTCATGTGATCATCACTAACCACAGAAACGACTTGGCTCAGGAACGGGCTAGTTAGCATTCACTAACGATGACGGCAAACACAGTTCTTGAATATTGTTgctatcatttaaaaaaaggaagtATAAAACTGTTATTTGAAaggtttttattatattatcagaTTTATAAAGTACATTCCTACATATATTACAGTACTGGGTCTCTGTCGCCGTTTAGAGATTAACAGCTTTTGGGTTTCTCTTCGTTGTTGCCTAGGCGATCTGTCTTCTCTCAAAAACACTTTAAAGACTGAAAGTTCTTACGTTTGTTGGCTTTGTGTGACAAAAGGCAGTTATTGAGTTATCGGGGGCGAACATGAATGAAACTCACGAACATGAATGAAGCATCAAGGTTTACAGTGATTTATTCTATTCTGGTCCACATGCAACGCAAACAAACAGATCTGATGCCTTTGTTTCGACTGAATGTATTACACAAGAAAGTTAGAGCCGAGAAAAAACTCGAATGTTTTGATTTCTGCTTGAAAGAGGCTTCGACTCCAGATGTTAAAATCCACCAGCCTGCTCCTCAAACAGCCAATCGCGCTCCTCTCTAGAGGCTGACCCGGAGAAGAAACAGAACGTGTGTAGTGTTCTGCTAACTGTCCGTCAGAAGATATAAATACCTGGGATATAAAAACACTCTTAGCAGTatgtattttgtatttcaatctTAAATCCCTCCACTgattgtacatgtgtgtgtgatgtaagcATCTTTTCtccatttgtatttttttacccATGCAGTGAATCATGGAGCTTTGGCTATTAATAAATCTAGGCTACTATCCAAACACCGTCCGGTCTGGGTTGATTTGCAGATATTTCACtttaaatagtgtgtgtgtgtgtgtgtgtgtgtgtgtgttgatgtgtgtgtgtgtgtgttgatgtgtgggtAGGTCTGTGAGTCAGCCAGCCAGTCTGCCATCTCGACCAGAGATTTGTTCTTCTACAAAGACGTAATTAGCAGTACAAACTCTGCTCCGAAGGCTTTGTGGCGGACAAAGCTCTTAATTACACGCTCGGGGAAACAAGCAGAACCTGTGGCGGTGAGGAGTAAACCGGGCCGAACACGCTGAACGCACAACCCAATCTCCTAAAGGTcccatattacaccaccaggtgtgagtgtgatgagccGGGCTGTTACAGggctgttttgaaaatcggcgTCTTCTGACAtctcaagtgggcgtgtccacctagatgtatgacggatagatgagcaacgttcgctacagtccactgagcaggctggtagaatgatctatccagcacacatctaggtggacacgcccatttctgatgtcactaaaacacaggcggaggcagattttcataacggcttgtaacggctgatcaccctcacctggtggtataatatgggacctttaagatgcTCTAGTTCTGAAGCACCTGACAGTTAAAGCAACACGCGCTGTGACTTCAGAACAGCTGTCACACCATGGAGTCACTTTGCATTTCTCTCTTCCTTGCGTTATGCTGCTCTTTAAAGTGCAGCATTGTTTCTATATCTTTTGTTGTTTCGTTAATGGGGTCTTTACCGGACGTCAGGTACATTCATGCCCGCAGCAAGCTATGAGGTCATCGAGGTCTGGACCGTGGCCAATTAGAACCTAAATACAACCGTATACAAAATCAACGGTTGCGAACTTCTCCGAGATGAGTAAATGCTTAATTCAGTTGACAGTTCTTTCTTAGATTTTTCCGTGTGTGATATTAAGTGGTGCGTGCGCAAGCcgaatacaacccccccccctcaacaaaacAACCCCCACAACGTTAGCCGCACCCCACTATTTTTGAAACCCTGGCTATGGCCTTGGGGCCACTATGGAAACATTAGAGATCTAAGGAGTCTATGTTCCCCCTCAGCTTACAGGCAGACTGTAACAGATCTAGTTTGTCAGACTTGGATTGTGTGAGGAAATAACAGCATCAGTTCTATGATGGAGGATTCTCCCTGGACACTAAACCAAGGGCAGATTGACGCGGACACGTGAATCCATTAGTGACCAACAGGGCGAGACCGGATCGGACCGGTTGCATCTTCATGAGGAGGAGTCGCGCCTGTCTGTGCGGACGGCCCATTAGCCCGCGGGCCGGCGGCTCTGGGTCGTCCATCACCGCTGTTCCCTCAGAGCCCCACTTAGGAGATCTGAGCTTTCGTGTTTCACGGCTGTTTTGTTACGGTTTGCAAATGTACCCACACATCACTGGCGGGGGCTTAATTTATGGTCGGCAATCACACCGGAGGAAGCGGAGAGCCGAGTGCTGATTTGGCGTGTCGGCGGACAATATCGGCCTCCCCTTTGACGTTTAAATCAATGGCAAATTGAAAGTGTAAGTGAAGTCCGTTTAGCCGCTTCCTGGGTACGGCTCTTTGAAATGAAAGTAGTCATGACTACAGAAGGAATCGCCAGGGGCTTACAGTGCACGTATGAAGTCTCGTGGATTAAATGGCGAGGCATCGCCATTCAATTACACGGCGTGCCGATATGCGTTGGGAGTGGGAGTCCAGTACCGTCGTCTGGTTCTTCACCTGAGGGAGATCG
Coding sequences:
- the LOC132470098 gene encoding arf-GAP with GTPase, ANK repeat and PH domain-containing protein 1-like isoform X3; translation: MSSSSNPPKRNTYLISLTLVKLEALPDGEQEEDQDLDQDQDLDLGLETPHPGADPPGPEPDPEEVPCRTAPEEEDAEISEEEEEEVEDDEEEEEEEEEVEEEEVEEEEEEEEVPTNNGGLPPDPVVRAPQARPPGSLQLREACFRAPPPPPLTDSMRALERGFFPEGGVRGREGARPRTEFYRDPPRLFLKREDGGDLSSSQSLQRCSVSPAVVSPQVGQRPPEVLMRSHAPPLAEPPSWWEKREARQRLLASVKTLDRREHRYGEPSPRATTATLGPYRASWADSDTKATLIRPGYPAGAGYPGLVGPRDPPSAGDPRFQPVSGVLPPPPPPPPPPAAPGPPPQRKGKSRTLDYSDLSGLGEDPRRGGPRAPARDRKMLKFISGIFTKSTGAGPPVAPPPSTLYPPVERCSSEDEAACASQDWTFKQTVQELHLGVLGGLCSGKSALVHRHMTGSYLPSENPDGRQYIKEMLVDGQSHLLVIREETGPPDAQFACWVDAVILVFSLENEASFQEVYRNYHQLSTLRPIAEIAFIVVGSQAAQKIMAAKKQAALLASCKSLPNSPSHSEGSTPVSGVFPGQASNGGQSSDYSSSLPSTPVISHKDLCARQARGAGPEDSPAPAAAAAATAQRSAAPRRRTPRFTGRRGSDSNRRSADSTGDLGSGRSIPVKQGFLLKRSGNSLNKEWKKKYVALSNDGILSYHPSVNDYMLNGPGKEIDLLRVTVKVPGKRPPRAGPPCGPPLGVNGRAKEGPDVTHPDMEGVSSSSSTRDAAGTSPPSDRKKHRRKKSLNQKGDSAAGQSDAKRKMWKLKSFGSLRNINKTDEDNFDFLVVSSAGQTWHFEAHAADERDAWVAAIESQILARLQLCESSKNKIRNNSGSEAEALQAIRNARGNSFCVDCDAPNPTWASLNLGALICIECSGIHRNLGTHLSRVRSLDLDDLPRELTLVLGAIGNHLANSIWEGRTFGRHKPLPDASREERESWVRAKYEQRLFVAALPPPSPSEGPGITLSGRLILAVLEGNLPRLLLLLAHCTKEDISAPPVCLALSSCSPLLARLPASPLHAACQQADVVMTQLIIWYGCDVHCRDPHGHTALQSARRAGSQECVAILLLHGCPDEPGPPPARPPCPSLPAAAAAPGLSVAMTPSPPVATTLKISHKSNVTSYRRAVL